One part of the Candidatus Eisenbacteria bacterium genome encodes these proteins:
- a CDS encoding ABC transporter ATP-binding protein, which translates to MENVLSGVSDYDMSTNTEIAVSTTDLTRKFGNFVAVDRVGFEVHGGEIFGFLGANGAGKTTLIRVLCGLLQPTSGSATVAGLDVYGQSEQIKHKIGYMSQRFSLYEDLTVEENIKFYGGIYGLRERQIKDKEEKILADVGLDPYVHSLTASLPLGFKQRLALGCAMLHDPAILFLDEPTSGVDPKARREFWDIIHETSQAGTTVLVTTHFMEEAEYCHRILIMDAGRIVALDTPRNLKSLYRKESVHDVFVTLVRREMEGRKEGMVEVEGRGEGKRGRE; encoded by the coding sequence ATGGAGAACGTACTCTCCGGAGTGTCCGACTACGACATGTCTACTAACACTGAAATCGCCGTGAGTACCACGGATCTCACTCGGAAGTTCGGCAACTTTGTGGCCGTCGACAGAGTCGGCTTCGAAGTGCACGGGGGCGAGATTTTTGGATTTCTGGGAGCCAACGGGGCGGGCAAGACGACGTTGATACGCGTTTTGTGCGGCCTGCTTCAACCTACAAGCGGGTCTGCGACCGTGGCCGGATTGGACGTTTACGGACAGAGTGAACAAATCAAGCACAAGATCGGCTACATGAGTCAGAGATTTTCACTCTACGAGGATTTGACAGTCGAGGAGAACATCAAGTTCTACGGCGGCATATACGGACTGAGGGAAAGGCAAATCAAGGACAAGGAAGAGAAAATTCTCGCGGACGTTGGGCTTGATCCGTACGTACACAGTCTGACGGCCTCGCTGCCTCTCGGATTCAAGCAGCGGCTGGCCCTGGGTTGCGCGATGCTGCACGATCCTGCAATTTTGTTTCTGGATGAGCCGACCTCGGGCGTCGACCCAAAGGCGCGTCGCGAGTTTTGGGACATTATCCACGAGACTTCGCAGGCGGGCACCACGGTCCTGGTCACGACCCACTTCATGGAAGAAGCCGAATATTGTCACCGCATTCTCATCATGGATGCGGGTCGCATCGTCGCCCTGGACACGCCCCGCAATCTAAAGAGCCTGTATCGGAAAGAAAGTGTGCACGACGTGTTCGTGACGCTGGTTCGAAGAGAAATGGAAGGAAGAAAAGAGGGAATGGTAGAGGTGGAAGGACGGGGAGAAGGAAAGAGAGGGAGAGAGTGA
- a CDS encoding TolC family protein codes for MSHPKMTAVLLLVLAVYAPLTSQGSSRRDMSQAAQVPSHTYTPETSDTSETAPLQSLTLEDAWRIALSNNLSLQQQETLLRQAGEELSIQKAGLLPSLSTIATYSYTSEVATFRVPISLPGIPPIEIEAGTKNRYDVAAQIDQPLFTGFRTLNLVKSASEQFRAQSAQKDIVSNQILLQVGLLYYQMQLDYLQQRVLEQAIQRADHHLEKARSFYAAEQATAFDTLEVANRELQLQSQLEELQDLHPILVSKLVHLLNLEYTPDVPEMSLENADLTLRDLSEYQIVAAANRPELKQIEFAQRGQSFRVKALKSAYFPQLYASASYHRARPGVNYFRDEWMDYYTVGLNLRWQLWNWKQDQRQVEKARLDCERLDLQSQQLLLDVRQQVTEAFQQLQAVKQQIELQRRLVTQERERYRITKENYEQGYATSLDLSTAENTLTSAELTLKQDYVEWLQYRLQLQFATGKIGKESPGI; via the coding sequence ATGAGTCATCCGAAAATGACGGCGGTTCTTCTGCTCGTCTTGGCCGTGTATGCACCCTTGACTTCGCAGGGTTCAAGCCGGCGTGATATGTCTCAAGCCGCGCAAGTGCCCTCACACACTTACACGCCGGAGACATCTGACACATCTGAGACGGCCCCGTTGCAATCCCTCACCCTGGAAGACGCCTGGCGCATCGCCCTCTCGAACAATCTCAGTCTTCAGCAACAGGAGACGTTGCTTCGCCAGGCCGGGGAGGAGCTCTCGATTCAGAAGGCCGGCCTCCTGCCCAGCCTGAGCACAATTGCAACCTACAGCTACACGTCTGAGGTCGCCACGTTCCGGGTGCCGATTTCCTTGCCAGGCATTCCTCCGATCGAGATCGAGGCGGGAACGAAGAATCGTTACGACGTGGCCGCACAGATTGATCAACCCCTGTTCACGGGGTTTCGCACACTCAATCTCGTCAAGTCCGCCTCCGAGCAATTCCGCGCGCAGTCCGCACAAAAAGACATCGTTTCGAACCAGATTCTCCTGCAGGTGGGTCTTCTCTATTACCAGATGCAATTGGACTATTTGCAGCAGAGGGTACTCGAGCAAGCCATACAGCGCGCCGACCACCACCTCGAGAAAGCGCGCAGTTTCTATGCGGCCGAGCAGGCGACGGCGTTCGACACTCTGGAGGTGGCCAATCGGGAGCTGCAGTTACAAAGTCAATTGGAAGAACTTCAGGATCTCCACCCCATCCTGGTCTCGAAACTCGTGCATCTGCTCAACCTCGAATACACGCCGGACGTACCCGAAATGTCGTTGGAGAACGCCGACCTTACGCTTCGTGATTTGAGTGAATATCAGATCGTGGCGGCGGCGAATCGACCCGAGCTCAAGCAGATTGAATTCGCGCAGCGCGGGCAATCGTTCAGGGTCAAGGCTCTCAAGTCCGCGTACTTTCCGCAACTCTACGCCAGCGCCTCCTATCATCGCGCGAGACCCGGTGTCAACTACTTCCGAGACGAGTGGATGGACTACTACACCGTGGGCTTGAATCTCCGCTGGCAGTTGTGGAATTGGAAGCAGGACCAGCGGCAGGTGGAGAAGGCCCGGCTCGACTGCGAGCGTTTGGATTTGCAGTCTCAACAACTCCTGCTCGACGTTCGCCAGCAAGTGACGGAGGCGTTCCAACAGCTGCAGGCGGTGAAGCAGCAGATCGAGCTTCAGCGACGGCTCGTGACGCAGGAAAGAGAACGCTATCGAATCACGAAAGAGAACTACGAACAGGGTTACGCCACGTCGCTGGATTTGAGCACGGCGGAAAACACTCTCACCTCCGCCGAGCTTACGCTGAAGCAGGATTACGTTGAGTGGCTGCAGTATCGATTGCAGTTGCAGTTTGCCACGGGGAAGATCGGGAAGGAATCGCCGGGGATTTAG
- a CDS encoding nucleotidyl transferase AbiEii/AbiGii toxin family protein, with amino-acid sequence MEVVSDFKELLSLFNELRVDFVIVGGYALAFHGAPRFTGDLDVLVRPEPENARRIAEALERFGFKSAGLTAEDFLHPDRVIQLGVAPVRVDIMTSLTGVTSEEAFSGKV; translated from the coding sequence ATGGAAGTTGTCTCCGACTTCAAAGAACTGCTGTCGTTGTTCAACGAACTCAGGGTTGACTTCGTCATAGTGGGCGGTTACGCCCTCGCTTTCCACGGAGCACCTCGTTTCACAGGCGATCTCGACGTTCTTGTGAGACCGGAACCTGAGAACGCAAGAAGGATTGCAGAGGCACTCGAAAGGTTCGGATTCAAGTCCGCTGGGCTGACGGCGGAGGATTTCTTGCATCCTGACAGGGTAATACAGCTTGGGGTCGCTCCGGTCAGAGTAGATATCATGACCTCTTTGACTGGAGTAACGTCGGAAGAAGCGTTTTCAGGCAAGGTATAG
- a CDS encoding efflux RND transporter periplasmic adaptor subunit: MKHLLWTALCVTAILSQFLIGGCGDDSRSSTYTGVLEGKSIQVPALTGGKIVSLLVDTGEEVAAGARLVVVDTTELVLQRRQFSASLEDLRVQREIAETNLKRSKADMEYVRQREERTKMLFENQAMPRQNLDDLRNEMQRAQSAFEGAQQQVRSIEAREKQFEAQVETVDKRISDAVITAPIEGLVSTLYYEVGEAVPSMQPVLELIHVSELDVKIYIPEEALPDVKHGQTVKIRVDGVKEDLAGRVSWVSPKAEFTPKTILTPETRASLVYAVKVTVPNPRRVLKHGMPVEVTL; the protein is encoded by the coding sequence ATGAAACACCTGCTGTGGACGGCGCTGTGCGTTACTGCAATTCTGTCCCAATTTCTTATCGGCGGATGCGGGGACGATTCCAGATCCTCGACCTACACGGGCGTGCTGGAGGGGAAATCGATTCAGGTGCCGGCGCTCACGGGAGGAAAAATCGTGAGCCTGCTGGTGGATACCGGCGAGGAAGTGGCGGCGGGAGCCAGGCTGGTCGTAGTGGACACGACAGAGCTCGTCTTGCAGCGCAGACAGTTCAGCGCGTCCCTGGAGGACCTGAGAGTCCAGAGGGAAATCGCCGAGACCAACCTCAAGCGCTCGAAAGCAGACATGGAATACGTGCGGCAAAGAGAAGAGCGCACGAAAATGCTCTTCGAGAACCAGGCCATGCCGAGACAGAATCTGGACGACTTGCGGAACGAAATGCAGCGCGCTCAATCCGCGTTTGAAGGCGCGCAGCAACAGGTCCGGAGCATCGAAGCGCGTGAGAAGCAGTTCGAGGCGCAGGTCGAAACGGTGGACAAGAGGATCTCCGACGCCGTGATAACCGCTCCGATCGAGGGACTGGTGAGTACGCTTTACTACGAGGTCGGCGAGGCCGTTCCATCGATGCAGCCCGTGCTCGAGTTGATCCACGTGAGCGAGCTGGACGTGAAGATATACATTCCCGAAGAAGCATTGCCAGACGTGAAACACGGACAGACAGTGAAGATTCGCGTGGACGGGGTGAAGGAGGACCTGGCGGGACGTGTGAGTTGGGTGAGCCCCAAAGCCGAGTTCACTCCCAAGACGATTCTGACTCCCGAGACGCGTGCTTCGCTCGTCTACGCGGTGAAGGTCACCGTGCCAAATCCCAGGCGCGTGTTGAAACACGGGATGCCCGTTGAAGTGACTCTGTAG
- a CDS encoding toll/interleukin-1 receptor domain-containing protein, which produces MPPTRGFVPCQHEWDSFGARRSEHAMAHDAFISYATEDKNTAEAVCHALEARRIRCWIAPRDVSRPGAYGETILEAIESSRVMVLVLSVHSDRSHNVLHEVVSALDNGVVVVPFRLQRDVPTGDLKFHLAGIHWLDALKPPMEEHLCRLADLVQSCLGQEPAQRRRRASFWKRPAVYAVIAACLGAIALGLFVARRSHVGPVAQRTEAIAPDRDSDDSTAFQLGLTMGVLNSICHSEYREMNLGGGLDLGRGVHTASTLMHRLNYAEVDSFTSSYARWIMTISEAHPYHPPLMGEQRFALGFIRPRFGDRAVYEYELGRSLGGLLVGAMELDMMDSYGVDSIRAPLSPAYRRGTGELNAKLAEIALLCLGRGALPRGLAPECSLAVTANMNSAQGRHRFRQGVEKVASHFGLDLAGGRDWPSFAAVARWNRNGIVLPSRRKAPESKK; this is translated from the coding sequence GTGCCGCCGACACGAGGATTTGTTCCGTGTCAGCATGAGTGGGACAGTTTCGGGGCTAGGCGATCGGAGCACGCCATGGCGCACGACGCGTTCATCAGCTACGCCACGGAAGACAAGAACACTGCGGAAGCCGTTTGCCATGCGCTCGAGGCCCGGCGAATCCGATGCTGGATCGCCCCGAGGGACGTGAGCCGGCCCGGGGCTTATGGAGAGACCATCCTCGAAGCAATCGAGAGCAGCCGCGTGATGGTCCTGGTCCTCTCGGTGCATTCGGATCGTTCGCACAACGTGCTGCATGAGGTCGTATCCGCCCTGGACAACGGGGTCGTTGTCGTGCCGTTCCGGCTCCAAAGGGACGTGCCGACAGGAGACTTGAAGTTCCATCTGGCGGGGATCCACTGGTTGGATGCGCTGAAGCCGCCGATGGAAGAGCATCTGTGCCGACTGGCGGATCTCGTGCAGAGCTGCCTGGGACAGGAGCCGGCGCAGCGTCGGCGACGAGCGTCATTCTGGAAACGGCCGGCGGTCTACGCCGTGATCGCGGCGTGCCTGGGTGCGATCGCCCTTGGGTTGTTCGTGGCCCGGCGTTCCCACGTCGGGCCGGTTGCCCAGCGAACGGAGGCGATCGCCCCCGACCGCGATAGTGATGACAGCACCGCGTTCCAGCTCGGTCTCACCATGGGCGTCCTGAACTCCATCTGTCACTCGGAATACAGGGAGATGAACCTCGGAGGGGGGCTCGATCTCGGCCGGGGCGTCCACACCGCATCCACTCTCATGCACCGCCTCAATTATGCCGAGGTCGATTCGTTCACGTCATCATATGCACGGTGGATAATGACCATCTCCGAAGCGCATCCGTACCATCCGCCGCTGATGGGAGAGCAGCGCTTCGCCCTGGGTTTCATCCGGCCGCGTTTCGGAGACAGAGCGGTTTACGAATACGAACTGGGGCGCTCGCTGGGCGGGCTACTGGTGGGAGCCATGGAGCTGGACATGATGGACTCGTACGGCGTAGACAGCATCCGCGCGCCGCTGTCACCGGCCTACCGGCGTGGCACTGGCGAGCTCAATGCGAAGCTCGCCGAAATCGCGCTGCTCTGTCTCGGTCGCGGTGCCCTGCCGCGCGGTCTTGCCCCTGAGTGCAGTCTGGCAGTCACGGCCAACATGAATTCGGCGCAAGGCAGACATCGTTTCCGGCAGGGAGTGGAGAAGGTCGCCAGCCACTTCGGCCTCGACCTGGCGGGTGGGCGCGATTGGCCGAGTTTCGCCGCGGTCGCACGCTGGAACCGCAACGGCATCGTCCTCCCGAGCCGCCGGAAGGCCCCGGAGTCCAAGAAGTAG
- a CDS encoding ABC transporter ATP-binding protein produces the protein MNAIEITDFRKRYGPIEAVKGVSLSVRGGELFGLIGPDGAGKTTLMRAICTLLVPDRGTILVQGRDVTRETMAVRALLGYMPQRFSLYQDLSVEQNLRFFADLFGVRHAEREQRTEQLYRFSRLAPFKKRKAGALSGGMKQKLALSCALIHTPEVLILDEPTTGVDPVSRQEFWEILRSIQGGGTTIFVSTAYLEEADECDRVALMHEGEIGTVGPPKEVRAAFRWPLYQVTGKDVRALRHFLGALPQARGTQLFGDTVHVVFEREPTGSEWQQWQHDSRGNLERWDNQAPSMEDVFFELIGKKK, from the coding sequence ATGAATGCCATTGAGATAACGGATTTCCGGAAGCGATACGGCCCGATAGAGGCGGTCAAGGGCGTTTCCCTGTCGGTGCGCGGTGGGGAGCTGTTCGGCCTGATCGGACCCGACGGAGCAGGCAAGACCACGCTGATGCGCGCCATTTGCACGCTCCTTGTTCCTGACCGGGGGACGATTCTAGTCCAAGGCCGTGACGTGACGAGAGAAACCATGGCCGTTCGAGCGCTGCTGGGCTACATGCCGCAGCGCTTTTCGCTTTACCAGGATCTTTCCGTCGAACAGAACCTGCGTTTCTTCGCAGATCTCTTCGGCGTACGGCATGCGGAGCGCGAGCAGCGCACCGAACAGTTGTATCGATTCTCGCGCTTGGCTCCCTTCAAGAAGCGAAAAGCCGGGGCCCTATCCGGTGGAATGAAGCAGAAGCTCGCCCTGTCGTGCGCGTTGATTCATACGCCGGAAGTACTGATCCTGGATGAACCCACGACGGGTGTAGACCCTGTCTCGCGCCAGGAGTTCTGGGAAATCCTACGGTCGATTCAGGGAGGGGGAACGACGATCTTTGTTTCTACGGCGTATCTTGAAGAGGCCGATGAGTGCGACCGCGTGGCATTGATGCACGAGGGAGAGATTGGAACCGTCGGTCCTCCCAAGGAGGTGAGGGCGGCGTTCCGCTGGCCGCTGTATCAAGTAACCGGAAAAGACGTGCGCGCCCTGAGACACTTTCTTGGCGCATTGCCCCAGGCGCGAGGCACGCAACTTTTCGGCGACACGGTTCACGTTGTCTTCGAGCGGGAACCGACGGGTTCCGAGTGGCAACAATGGCAACATGATTCTCGCGGCAATTTGGAGCGATGGGACAATCAAGCGCCGAGCATGGAAGACGTTTTCTTTGAGCTCATCGGCAAGAAGAAATAG
- a CDS encoding T9SS type A sorting domain-containing protein, whose translation MNKDGSLSLGKRLFAPFPRIFVVVLLVLWAPCALAALGNGKLQIHHVDVGQGDGALIISPLGQTVLVDDGTYTNCSAFVNYVKGLGITSIDYHFASHYHSDHIGCLDDLLASSVVLNIAGYDRGYSYTTTMYTAYVNALGSKRQTMAKNQVVTLDAGSANPVYIKCVDLNGAGVYSVTGSDENPKTMVLKITYGNFDEVMGGDLTGSPAVEATVGPEVGDVEVYKVHHHASATSSYDAWLNATTPEVAVISVGDGNSYGHPTSAVLTRLHNHSVKTYWTETGAGVSPVSGWDKVGGTIIIQASPQPGAAYTVTGNGFVDTYHNNGQADTTPPQVTVVKPNGGEIFYAGSIDTIRWVATDGIGVDSVSIYYSVDDGDSFPYTIVTRQQNDSSYVWTIPDTPSDSCVVKIVAYDTSLNSGEAVSDSPFSIASHVGAEAVPELARFDLVQNYPNPFNPVTRIDFSLNERARVSMMIYDISGKLIRTLVNETASAGTHYATWNGEDESGRAVASGIYVCKLETSLGKTTARKMVLLK comes from the coding sequence ATGAACAAAGACGGAAGCCTATCTCTGGGCAAGCGACTTTTTGCGCCGTTCCCACGAATCTTCGTTGTCGTTTTGTTGGTTCTGTGGGCGCCATGCGCGCTTGCGGCGTTGGGAAACGGAAAGCTTCAGATACACCACGTTGACGTTGGGCAGGGAGATGGGGCTCTTATCATCAGCCCACTGGGTCAGACGGTGCTGGTTGACGACGGTACATACACGAACTGTTCGGCATTTGTGAACTACGTAAAGGGTCTCGGCATAACGAGCATCGACTATCACTTTGCATCACACTATCACTCAGACCATATCGGTTGCCTGGACGATCTTCTCGCGTCCAGCGTCGTGCTAAACATTGCCGGATACGACAGGGGCTATTCCTATACCACCACGATGTACACGGCGTACGTGAATGCCCTGGGCAGTAAGAGACAGACCATGGCGAAGAATCAAGTCGTCACTCTTGATGCCGGTTCCGCCAACCCAGTTTACATCAAGTGCGTGGACCTTAACGGGGCCGGAGTCTACTCTGTCACCGGTTCCGACGAGAATCCCAAGACCATGGTCCTCAAGATCACATACGGCAACTTCGACGAGGTAATGGGGGGCGACCTCACAGGAAGCCCGGCAGTGGAGGCAACCGTGGGGCCGGAAGTCGGCGATGTGGAGGTGTACAAGGTCCATCATCACGCTTCCGCCACTTCTTCGTACGACGCCTGGCTGAATGCCACCACTCCCGAGGTGGCGGTGATTTCTGTGGGCGATGGCAACTCCTACGGACACCCTACGTCGGCAGTGTTGACCAGACTGCATAATCACAGTGTGAAGACGTACTGGACGGAGACCGGCGCGGGAGTTTCACCCGTGAGTGGCTGGGACAAAGTTGGAGGGACCATCATAATCCAGGCTAGTCCTCAGCCTGGGGCAGCTTACACCGTTACAGGGAACGGCTTCGTCGATACGTACCACAACAATGGCCAGGCCGACACAACGCCACCGCAGGTAACAGTAGTGAAACCGAATGGTGGCGAGATTTTCTACGCAGGCTCCATCGACACTATTCGGTGGGTTGCTACAGACGGCATTGGCGTTGACTCGGTCAGTATCTACTACTCCGTGGACGACGGGGATAGCTTTCCTTACACAATCGTGACGAGGCAGCAGAACGATTCCTCCTACGTCTGGACGATTCCGGATACGCCTTCGGACAGTTGTGTCGTCAAGATAGTGGCTTACGACACCTCGCTGAACAGCGGGGAAGCCGTCAGTGACTCCCCCTTCAGCATAGCCAGCCATGTAGGCGCCGAAGCAGTGCCCGAACTTGCCCGGTTCGATCTAGTGCAGAACTACCCCAATCCGTTCAACCCTGTGACTCGGATAGACTTCAGCTTGAATGAACGAGCTCGAGTCTCGATGATGATCTACGATATTTCTGGAAAACTGATAAGGACTCTCGTCAACGAGACCGCCTCCGCAGGTACCCACTACGCTACCTGGAATGGTGAGGATGAATCTGGGAGGGCCGTAGCTTCAGGTATCTACGTCTGCAAGCTTGAGACATCCTTGGGCAAGACGACAGCGCGCAAGATGGTCTTGCTCAAGTAA
- a CDS encoding SDR family oxidoreductase — protein sequence MAKDTERFCDVLCSQPVPSIGTILVTGATGYVGGRLAPELQARGYRVRVFVRAAVTGEEERWRGAEVAVGDAADRATLNDAMRGVHTAYYLMHSMLLGSRDLEAREAVNARNFRQAAEENGVQRIIYLGGLGDVRTSLSSHLRSRMMVATELQSSVKVATTVLRAAIIIGSGSASYEIIHHLVKRLPVILLPQWTRTRCQPIGIRDVVRYLVGTLEVSETAGGSFDIGGTDVLTYEAMMRTLADILGKRRLFLRPLFSSVRFYAYFTGLLTPVPAPIVRSLMEGLRNDVVCEDNRIRTILPFTPLSYREAIEKAMAREEQDAVHTRWSNSYPPAHAFAVKLHELKQTPRYSTNYSLLTGKKDFALFRSICRIGGKEGWFYVNWMWRLRGVLDSLLMGVGTARGRRSSSTLRVNDVIDFWRVEALTPHRRLLLRAEMKLPGRAWLEFRIDPEGEKNRLSVQAYYDTRTLFGHIYWYTFHPFHWYIFERLLVQIEKRS from the coding sequence ATGGCCAAGGATACTGAACGCTTCTGCGATGTGCTTTGCTCGCAACCGGTGCCTTCCATCGGCACCATTCTTGTGACCGGAGCGACGGGTTATGTCGGTGGACGGCTGGCGCCGGAACTGCAGGCAAGAGGCTATCGAGTGCGGGTGTTTGTTCGCGCGGCCGTTACTGGGGAAGAGGAGCGGTGGCGTGGCGCGGAGGTGGCCGTGGGTGATGCCGCAGACCGGGCGACCCTGAACGACGCCATGCGTGGCGTCCACACGGCCTACTATCTGATGCACTCCATGCTGCTCGGTTCCAGAGACTTGGAGGCCAGGGAAGCCGTCAATGCCCGTAACTTCCGGCAGGCAGCCGAGGAGAACGGGGTGCAGCGCATCATCTACCTGGGTGGACTCGGCGACGTTCGCACTTCCCTGTCGTCCCACTTGCGAAGCAGGATGATGGTGGCGACGGAACTCCAAAGCAGCGTGAAGGTCGCCACGACCGTCCTACGTGCGGCGATTATCATCGGATCCGGCAGCGCGTCCTATGAGATCATCCACCACCTCGTGAAGCGGCTTCCGGTCATCCTGCTCCCCCAATGGACGCGCACGCGTTGCCAGCCGATCGGTATCCGTGATGTCGTTCGATATCTGGTGGGCACGCTGGAAGTATCCGAAACTGCCGGCGGTTCTTTCGACATCGGGGGCACGGACGTACTGACCTACGAGGCCATGATGAGGACGCTGGCCGACATCCTGGGCAAGAGACGTCTTTTCCTCCGGCCTTTATTCAGCAGCGTCCGGTTCTATGCGTACTTCACCGGACTCCTGACGCCCGTACCGGCTCCGATCGTCAGGAGTCTGATGGAAGGGCTCCGGAACGACGTCGTGTGCGAAGACAACCGAATTAGAACCATCCTGCCGTTCACACCCCTGTCGTATCGCGAAGCAATCGAGAAGGCGATGGCCAGGGAGGAGCAGGATGCCGTGCACACGAGGTGGTCAAACTCCTACCCGCCGGCTCACGCATTTGCCGTCAAGCTGCACGAGCTCAAACAAACCCCACGCTACTCGACAAACTATTCCCTCCTGACCGGGAAAAAGGACTTCGCGCTGTTTCGCTCAATCTGCCGGATTGGAGGCAAAGAGGGATGGTTTTACGTCAACTGGATGTGGCGCCTTCGTGGGGTACTGGACAGCCTGCTCATGGGGGTGGGAACGGCGCGGGGAAGGAGGAGTTCGTCCACTCTGCGCGTGAACGACGTCATCGACTTCTGGCGCGTAGAAGCGCTGACCCCGCACCGCAGGCTTCTGCTACGCGCCGAAATGAAGCTTCCAGGACGGGCGTGGCTTGAGTTCAGGATCGATCCGGAGGGGGAGAAGAATCGCCTGTCGGTCCAAGCTTACTATGACACGAGGACTCTCTTCGGACATATCTACTGGTACACCTTCCATCCCTTCCACTGGTACATTTTCGAACGGCTCCTGGTCCAAATAGAAAAGAGAAGCTGA
- a CDS encoding right-handed parallel beta-helix repeat-containing protein yields MMKSALPMLLLSLLSLLLLAPSTSDARTWLVRQDGSGDCTTIQACVTLAQARDSVLVFPGTYQEHIIVGAPILLVGESGSSATIIDGTNTGRCILLDEIASPGVVVKGFTIRNGELMDYPGTFETANGAGIFSRGSVGIVAECVLEYIAGMSIGCDETSNMTIENNLMQENYSTYVEPPYPVCGGGVITLSSNTFIQENTFINNMDEDVVIQACSPQVIRNRFLGTPYSGGIIGAGTAYIAENLFTNCHRAVSLWGNTEFTRNTVVNNRGTGVSVAAAYVPVISNNIITGNLTGISCSYGTPSMYCNDVWNNTKNYGCVEPSADSHLDPQFCDAAGGDFHLNCTSPCANYSGCGQVGAFGVACGSTAVEETTWGRVKSMFR; encoded by the coding sequence ATGATGAAGTCAGCTCTTCCCATGTTGCTTCTCTCTTTGCTTTCTCTCTTGCTCCTGGCTCCGTCCACATCTGACGCCCGCACCTGGCTTGTGAGGCAGGATGGAAGCGGGGATTGCACGACCATTCAGGCGTGCGTTACCCTGGCCCAGGCGAGGGACAGCGTGCTGGTCTTTCCCGGTACGTACCAGGAACACATCATTGTCGGTGCTCCGATATTGCTGGTCGGTGAATCAGGAAGCTCCGCAACGATCATCGACGGGACGAATACGGGGCGCTGTATTCTTCTGGATGAAATCGCTTCGCCGGGGGTCGTGGTCAAAGGTTTCACCATCCGGAACGGCGAGCTTATGGATTACCCCGGAACGTTCGAGACGGCAAACGGAGCCGGAATCTTCTCCAGGGGGTCTGTGGGGATTGTTGCAGAGTGCGTACTTGAGTACATCGCGGGCATGAGTATTGGCTGCGACGAGACGTCCAACATGACCATAGAGAACAACCTCATGCAAGAGAACTACTCCACGTACGTAGAACCCCCATATCCAGTCTGTGGCGGAGGGGTGATCACTCTTTCATCAAACACCTTCATTCAAGAGAACACCTTCATCAACAACATGGACGAAGATGTTGTTATTCAGGCATGTTCCCCACAGGTGATTCGAAATAGGTTCTTGGGTACTCCTTATAGTGGGGGAATCATCGGTGCCGGTACTGCCTATATCGCGGAGAACTTGTTCACCAACTGTCATCGCGCTGTCAGTCTGTGGGGAAACACGGAGTTCACTCGAAACACCGTGGTCAACAACAGGGGTACCGGCGTTTCCGTCGCCGCGGCTTATGTGCCAGTTATCTCCAATAACATCATCACGGGAAACTTGACGGGCATTTCGTGTTCTTATGGGACCCCCTCTATGTACTGCAATGATGTGTGGAACAATACGAAGAATTACGGGTGTGTTGAGCCGTCTGCGGATTCCCATCTTGATCCTCAGTTTTGCGATGCGGCCGGTGGCGACTTCCATCTGAATTGCACTTCGCCTTGTGCAAACTACTCTGGTTGCGGACAGGTCGGGGCTTTTGGTGTTGCCTGCGGCTCGACTGCAGTAGAAGAGACTACCTGGGGCAGGGTCAAGAGCATGTTCAGGTAA